The Chaetodon auriga isolate fChaAug3 chromosome 4, fChaAug3.hap1, whole genome shotgun sequence region CGACCTCCACAGGGAGAACAGACTTCACCTTAGCTACAGAAGAACAGCCATGCAGCCTTTGGGGATTCAGTGTCTTGCTTATGGGCACTTCAGTGGGGCAGATGCTTGCTGATGTAGAGGCCTGGACCTTTAAATTTAAGGTAAGAGTTCCAGTATCCTTCTTCTTATCtctgagtgaaagagaggagtgATGCTTTAAGAGGAGAacggggagaggaggagcaggaaagaaggcagagggagtgagggtgggagggagaTGATAGAGGTAAGGACAACgggaaaggaagagaaagtgaaagcagaGAAGGTGAGATTTAATGATGGGCTGAGTGggaagaagggaggaagaaaaacaacggggggggggggggggggtgacagagggaggagggaaggggggtTGACACAGCCATGGGAACCCGTGTTCGGTCCACGCTCCAGCCTCTGCAGCCTCGTCagggttgttgttttgttttcacatggCCTTCAACCTCGCTGTGTGGACCACAAACAGATGTTAATGACGTTTCTCACAGCAGTTTCTGCACAGAGTCATCAGCGCTGCTAATGAGCTGTGGTGAGACGCTTTGTGAGGATGGACGCCATCGCCGAAGTAACAAAAGCTGTGACAAAGCTGCAGTGGCAGAGCACACTGGAGTtacaaaaacaggcagaaataaTGCTGTAAAGACAGTAGAGGGGGTGTTTTTAACAATTAGCAAAATGAATCTATGTACATTTGATATTAATTCAATAATTATAAACTTaatttcatacaggaattgcagttcaaagtgttttacaacaAAGGAAACACATGCACCAAATGCTtgacacagagaagacaaaaaaaacagggttaaaaaattaatgtaaaataagatggagtAGATGCTTCCCTGATATCAGTAGACAACGTGTTCCACAGCTTTGGGGCATCATGGAAACAGGCTGCATCCCCAATAAGAGTTGAGTTGAATAAAAGTCCCTGATGTGTCAGACGTGAAGCCTGCACACCAGCTCTGAACCACACTTTTCATGAAcataataaatacttttaatGCAGGCAGATCGGCTACTTTTAAACCACACCCGTATAATAGCCACAGCTGATAGCCTATGTGGGAACAGGTGGGGCCGAATTCCATTAAACCCACACACATAAGGAATAAACTTATAATTCACAGTAATTAAAGTGCACATTACAAATAGTACAGTACATTATAATTACAGATGAGTGACAAATTAAAGGCAAATCCAACATTGCGTGTCTTAGTCAGGTGTTGGGACACCACAAGGagccacagcagctttaatgcTCTTCAGTGAggagcaaagcagagagaaggacGTCCCTCCTCCACAGATACTCCTTCATGTGATGTTGGAGGCAGAGAGCCTGTGGTGTTCAGCTGGGTAAAGATCTGGAGACTCTGACATTCATAACATgtgattcacatcattttcatactcGCCAAACCATTCGGTGACCCCCTCGTGGCCTGTGTTTAagtatgtgcatttttttttactctacTCTGCTCTTTTATTTGTCCATCACTTGTAAAGACTTGtaagacaaacataaaaaacagatgtgttttcaATTATAAGCACTCAAAGGCTTGgtccaaaaaaatgaaaaataaattgaataaatCTGGCTTGGAGTCAAAGAGCAGGCGTGACTTGTGAGATGCATTGAGTTTATAAGGTGTGTTCGCTTTGCTGTGgtcattaataaataaaatgtctggACAGCACAGGCTTTGGTGCATGTGAGAAACCAACCGTCAGTGTCTCAGGAGTTGTAAAGCGACGATCCAGACTTCAAAACAAACGTGCCGCACAAGGAGCCACATTTATAGTCTTGTGTTAAGCGGAAGCAAAGAGCCTTTGCACATAGCTGCCGTAGCTACgctgcagctgaggaggaacccctttaaaaaatgttaacGACACGTTGGGGCCGCAGCACCCAGAAGAGGTGGAGAGCAGGTGGACAGTGAAAACAGTATCGTTAGACAAAGGCTAAGACGTGCCACATGCTACATGACATGAGACCCAAAGCACATTCAGGCCTTGATACTTTAGCATTTTTAGCATCTATAGCAGAGCAGCCtcaacagctgtgtttgttttgagagaggagagaggacgtcaaagctggaggaggaggccgtGTGCGCCATTATGTCCGCTTGTTTGGTTCTGTGTATACACAGCATACATCGACttgtgacatgtttgtgtgtgtttttgtttgtgtctgcgtgtgcgCGTCGAGGGAGCGGAGCACAGCGTGAGGCCTCCGGCAGCCGGGGCCGCCGGTGGTTCTCACAGCCCACAGAGTGACTCTCCGACAGGGATCGTGAGAACCTGAGTGGCAGGGGTCCTTGTGGTTCAGAGGAATTTGACGAAATgtaaggagaagaaaaacagcagcgtTCATAGATGTCAGCTGCAGCGTGTAGTTAGAGGACGGCGTTTGATGAGGCAGCTCGGGCGACTGTTCCTGGATGAAGGAAGGCCGAACAGAGCCGAGGCTGCAGCAAACCTACAGACGCTGAATGCTTCCTGTTAGACTCGTTGACAGAGAGCATCAGAAGTGTGTCAGTATAgtcagaaaaatgtcccctgtgactgttattATATATCATAGCATTAGATTATCATGGAGTTGATTGAAGTGGAgctatttttaatttttctataGAACTGCGGTTAAttattaatctgctgattattctcTCCataaattgattgtttggtttgtgaaaattgtgaaaatagtgagaaatggcATCACAAttagagcccaaagtgacaccttcacagtgttttgtttgttttgtccgcCCAACAGtctaaaaatcaaaataataagagaggaaaagcagcaaatctccGCATTCATCAAACTGGAACCATGAAATACTTTTGCATGCTTAAAAAATGACAATCATCACAATATTTTTCTATCAATTGATTAACAGCTAACTCTTTCAGCAGTACTTGTACACACTGTTTGGTAGTTTAATACCATGTTTTAGAAGCActtcatatgttttgtgtggaaaaaaaactgaacttgtAAAGTCACTAAAGCTGTCAAAGAATTGTAGTGGAGAGAAAAGttcagtatttccctctgaaatgcagcagagcAAAAGTACAAAGTGGCACGAAAAGAAAATACTCACATTAAGCACAAATACATCGAATTCGTACTTGAGTAAACGTACTGTTACGTTGGACCGCTGACAGTCACAGCATTATAGTCACAAGCTTTTAAATGTCAAGTctttaaagtacaaaaatacaTTCTTCAGTGAAGTTTCATCGCTGTCGTAAGTTCATTAACAAAGAAATAGTATTTAACCCAGCAGGAACCAGCAGGacgcctctgtctctctctccccacacCTGTCTCCCTTCTCTAATCTCTCTGCTCATCACATGAcaccatctcctctctgtctttctccgcCTGTCCTTCATCTCAAAGTGCAGCTTCCCTCGTGTCACCGTGAGCCCGTGTGATTATTTACGGGCTGGTGAATGGAGAGAGATAGTGTGAGACCCAGAGCTTGGCCTCTACCCTTCCACTGTCTGCTACCCTTAAATCACCACCGAGTCTGGCTTACTTTCATGGTaatggattgtgtgtgtgtgtgtgtgtgtgtgtgtgtgtgtgtgtgtgtgtgtgtgatagagagagacagggaacAAAACTGCTAGAAGCTATGGACATGTGTTACTTAAATCTTTTTGACTACAGAtgtgcatcaaaatgacaataacGACAGCAAACGTTTTTTAAGGCCCCACTGATTCATTTCTGATTCAGCAGATTTTCTGTCATTCAATCCAACAGATTACATTTTGTGATTATTTGACAAACTGCTCTGAATCTTAAGTCCACATAGAAACCCGCAGTCTTTTGGGCACTGGTGTAATGAAGACCCCTGTTCCAGTCTTCAGGGTACATAGGTttgagatggtgtgtgtgtgtgtgtgtgtgtgtgtgtgtgtgtgtgtgtctgtgtgtgtctgtgtgtctgtggccaAAACAAGACCAGCTGAAGTTTATGACCCTGCAGTGCTCTCTGTTTTGTCAGGGTGACACAGAGGACAGCCGGTCTGGATGTGGGGGGTGGGGAGTGGGGGGCATTGCATTACAGCAACACCTGGTCTGCAAGTAAAACTGGAGGATACTGGAGGCTGGATGGTATCGTTTCTGTACACGTGTTGCACTTGTTCTATGTGTGACAACTACATTGAGATAAGATTTTTGGGTAATTTTTGCTAGATCCAGATCaaggttattattattttaatttggaTTTAGGTTTAGGACAAGATGGAGCTGCAGGCCAAGCTCAAGAGCAAATTCATCATTACTAAGTCTTGATAATGATGCAAGAACATTTACCTGCTTCCAGCCACTCGTCTTCTATCATAAAAACAATTTTTGGTTCTCATTAACTTCTGTCTCAAACCCTTAATACAGACTGTCCATCGTCTTGCACCAAATCAGTGAGGAAAGCCTTTGTTTTAAGATAAAGAAAGGAACATAAATCATAGCCCATACCTGacctgctacacacacacacacacacacactacatacaATAAATAATGCAGGAATCCATCAGCTCAACCCTGTCTGAGAGCAtcaaaggaagagaagaagatgagCAATTTCctttgtagctgtgtgtgtgtgtgtgtgtgtgtgtgtgtgtgtgtgtgtgtgtgtgtgtacacaaattGGAGCGTCTGTGTAATCTCTGTGAGGGTTTTGTGTTTATACCTGAAATACCCAGACAATAAATGGGCCTACTAATGCAGAGGCAGAAGacacacacccaaacaaacTGTCGGGTgggcacagacaggaagtagaggaggagagaagtcTGAATAATGGTGACAAACATAACTCTATTGTGTGTGTAATACACACTGTAGGACATCATGAACAGGATTCACACAAAGATATGTTCATCTGCCAGGTGTAAAATGAAACTTCTCACCCAGATCTTTGACGTTAGACGGCAGCAAAGCAGTGAATGATGCGTGGATCCAGAGTTTGAGCTTTCAGCATGTGTGATTTATgtgagctgcagtcagcaggAAAAGGGAGAGCAGGGCCTTTGACTGTAGGGATCCTCCCGTATCTGACAGAGGGAGAACAGATCATAGACAGCTGGAGATGAATGAGGAACACATGGGAGAGGATGAGACCGTTCACGCCAGAGAGGACGAGACCGCGAGCCAGAGGAAGGTCActgtcctcttttcttctcaaaGACTTAAAGGTGAGGAGAGTGacccttctgtgtgtgtgtgagccaggtTTGCTCATTCTTTTCCCATTTGAAACGGTACATTGATTTTCATAGTGACTTAAATctgttgtttgtgcttttgttctTCTGTCAATCTGCCCAAAAAGCCCCTGCTCAAATCTGCCACTGCAACCTGTCCCACAGCAGTGTATGGTTTCCTATTTCCCTATATCATTAAGTCAGATTGGCAGTGCTATGTAGACAAAAACCTTTGCAGTCGTTGCTCTCATGAAGGAGCAGTCATGGgaagcaacacattttaaatgtagtaaaaactacattttcactCATAAAGCCGAACAATACGGTAAAGTTGTGATTATATGACACTATCATTTTGCACAGGCTCTAAACCCTCAATATCTaaagatttttaaaatgatggatGTGTTATTTTCAGAGGAAATTCTCACACATGGACGGAAACTTTCCCAGAGAAATCCAGAGAATTGGATCCAGCAGATTTTCTCTGATGTTagtctgccctctgctggacagatgAGCAACtacaacagcacagcagcacaggaacTTCATGCCAGCACTGTGTCATCCAAAGTATAAAACGGTTTGATTTGACgaattaaaataatttctttACCATTcatatctttatttatttaacttccAATACATAACACAACACTTTTGGACAACCCACATCATTTACTTCCTTAACTCTTTATCATGACACTTGGTATGTTACATGTAACAGTGTGGCAGTATATTTTCTAATTTCATTTCTGGAAGGAAACAAGTTCCAAAACTCTGAAagttttgctttaaaatataCCTGCATAGATAAATTACTGGACAGTTTAATTTTCCAAAGACAATAATAGAAAAAACTTTAAATATTGAGGAACATGGACTTCTCAAAATTAAGCTACAGCAAACATCACTTACAGAAAGAAATCACCACGTGCATACAAAAGTAAACTACTCACcaatattattaaaaatactACGGAGTGTAGCTCTAAACTCCTTCAGAGTAATGAGTCTCTGACTGTGACGTAGTGAGACGCACAATACTGAAAACCAGTCCTCGCCAGTTAAATGTCGGCCTCAAAATCATGTAACAATCTGCACTATAGGCTGTAAATTCCTCTGTAAAATTTTGCCTCTAGCACCTTTTTGAAAGCTGTACTGCTGCTGTAGCCTCAGTCATTATGCTGCTTTGAACTGAGTCATGTGGAGGTGCGCCTGCAGACCGACAGACCACCTGCCTCCTAACAGGACGGGCATGAATGCATAGAATAATAAAGTGGCACAATGAATGTATCCAGAAGTAACTGAGTAAAAGTGGTGGTATTTCTCTCAAAATTTCCTCAAGTAAGGCTAAGAAGTATGCTGCAACTACATCGAAATTCTCCTACAAGTACAATTTCTCACAAAACTtacaaaagtacaaataccacagtGAATATAACTTGTTATTACCCACCTCTGTTGGTAACAAGGTGGTTTATGGTTCAAAtcctttcatctgttttgtcatttaaaaaaaaaaaacaaggtgcTTACCAGTTGTCTGCAAACCCATAATACATATGctcagtgtttatttattttagataCGTGTCAGATCCAGGTTGAAACAGGTCCCCCCCACCACCAAAAAGTCACAAGTCAGTCCCAGTAAACTTGAAGTTCAGCATTTAGCTTCCGgctgtctgctcctctgccaGTAACTCGCCATCTGTGGGATGCTAGTCGTTGTCACAGCGATCACTTTTGAAAGGCTGCAGCCGCTCAGAGGATGCAAGGGGTCGACAATAAACATAGTGTTTTCCGGAGGGTCGGTGGGAGAGATGCCCAGTCGTTTTAGGCACATACCCAGGTAGACGTCTTCAATGTACAGAGGTTTAATCTGAGGAGAGACTCCCAGGATCTTCCCAGGCAGGTCCAAGGACATGACGTAGGCCATGCCCAGCGGATACGGGGGGTACTCCGGCTCAGCAATCACATCTCTCGGCATGTAGAACTTGTTGAAAGGGTTTCTTAAAACCGGGCTGTGCCACCACACCAAACCCGTCATGTAGTTTTGTTTGACCGTGCTGGGATCCAGCAACAGTTTCACCAAATTCTGGACATGGAGTAACATATCTGAGTCAATCTTTATGGCATAGGAGGCCCTGACACAGTGCGCAGCCAGCCACTCCAGCATCACCATGGTCTTGATGGTCAGATTGCGGTAGCTGTCCTGGAAGTTACTCTGGATCAGGTCACGGTGCTGCAGGTTCTCctgttccagcttctcctgctgctgctctgcatcagTTCCTCCAGGCAGGCCTAGAATGAAGACAGTCTCAACCAGCTGACCCAGAACCAGTTTCTCATTTCCCCACGTCCTTCGGATGGCGTCCCGAGCTGCCACATCACCGGGTGCAACCGGCACCATCAGGAGCAGGAAAGGGGTCGTCCTCTTACATGTCAGCGTCTCATCCATGATGAATGTGTAGTTTTGGGGATAGGCCACATGATATGGCCCAGGATCCTGCCATTGTGGttctgctactgctgctgatgatggtCCTGTTACTCCTCTGAGACCTGGAGCGTCCCAGCTCCCCGACTCCCCGTCAAAGTACAGATATACAAGGAAGACTGTCACTGCTCCCAGGATGCTGGTAAAGATGTGTTTTAAGAGTCTCCCTCCGTCCTCCATTAAAACTACACAGAAAAGAGATTCACATTATCACGTGACAGCAGCACTTTCCTCTGCAAATTCAGATaaaccacaacacacaacataatCAGCTCACATTtgaggagaaaataataatttcatgctttaaaaatgaaaccatAAAAGCTGCATGAAAACAGTGTTCCTCACTATCAGAGCAGTGCTTATCTATatcttttcaaatgttttcatacTAGTTCCACTACGATATCTTAGTTAGGATATCAGCTCCAACAATGTCTTTTTCAATATGTTACTCTGAATAATACATCATGTTTTTTCCACTGTACAAGGCCCTTTTCCCCTCATCGCTGCCTGTTTTAGAACCATATTCAAGTGTGTGATTTCTGGACTACAAAATTTATCTTCCTGCAGTTAAAGAAAGTACATATTTTCACATGTCTGGCATCATTTCAGCCGTGTAACGTGGACAGTTAATGAGAGTGAGAGCCAATCATGGCAAGCCAAGTGCATGACCGACCAGTGCAAATATTCTGTCCCAGCTCAGAGAATAACATGCAGCACAAAGATAGAAACAGGCCTCCCATCCATCATTCCCCCACAAATATTCTTGTCCTGCTCAGACAATAAATTCAGCACAAAGATAGATGCAGGCCATCCATTTTCCTCCACTCAACACAATGCAATAACACTGACTCAAGGGGCAGGCTAACCAGTTTCAGGGGATCTCGCTAAGCTCCCTTACAGAGGTCAGTCAACGTCACACATGCTTGAAAAACTAGCTAACTAACTAAATACAAAATGGCCTCTCAATGGCCTGAGACGCGGAGGCACACACCTTATTATCGACCCACGTTTAACACATTTTAGCTATTTCACTCAACGTTCTGGGAATTATTACACACGCATTTCAAATCTGTGggaaacacagaaatgctgACAATATGCACATTTATACCAAAAGTAAAATGTTGTCCTACTGCTATTTTTAACGGAGTAAGAAGTAACTCTGTAGTATCTGTCTTAGTTCCACCGCTGCCCTCCAACTCTGCAGAATGACGGCGGCATGCAAACAGACGCTTAAAGTTTACACACGAGCTGAAACAGTAGAAACTGGTATTAATCTATTCAGAGTAGGACTCaatgcagcagaggaaacacgTGTCTGATGACAAAACTCAATGTGGTGAGAAGCTTTTAGAAAGAAATGCACCACCAGCTGAATAAAAGATGCTTTAAGCTTCTTAGGTGTCTGCAGACAATAAAACTATTTGATGAGGTGTATTAAAGGGTCAGTCAACCCCAAaatcaaaacttttttttggctCTTCCATGAACTTTATTAATCTAGATTGTTCAGGTTTGAGTTGTTCAGGAGATATAGCTATAGAGATGTCTGCCTTCTCTCAAATATAATGGAACTCGATGGCCCTCAGCTTGTGTTGCTCAAAGCGCTAAATAAATCGACAGATGTGGCCTGAAGGCTGCCGCTTCAGGTCCCAGAGTTGTGGGCTGAGGTCCGGACCGGAGAAGTCCTGGTCTAGACCAGCGAGCCACAAACAGAGTCTGATGTAATCACTGGTGAATCACGGTCAAAACagcttttcaaataaaacacgATCAGAAGTGTTCATTTTCCCATCACTTTGATCACTatgctagcagtttccccccgTTTCCACTTTTtctgctaagctaggctaaacagCTCCTGGACATATATGTGCAAGTCTTGCAAGCTTTGCCGCAGTGCCTGACTTCGTTTAGCTTGTACAACATCAAGTTCTTTGATGATTCACATCTCTGCCAGCTCTGCCAGACAGTGTTAGTCACTGTTTTAACAAGACCCTTGTTGACAGAGAAACATCAAATGCTCGAAAGCCCTGTGAGTTGTCCTTCTCGAGGGCTCATCCAGGATTTGAACGTGAAACAACATGCAATCAGACTGCGTTTTACTTTTTGATTGCCTTTTTCTTTCAACAAAAATGTTAGCAAGGAGACAGGAGGGACCTGCTGGAGCTGTCAAAGCAGCACATCCCAAACTAgatgttgtaaaaaaaaacgTAACTTTGTGTCAAAGCTAtattattttcctttcttttaatTTGGCGTTTAATCTACACAGAGTGGACACCATAGCCAACGCATTGTAAGCATTTATacttgtgtgcctgtgtgtctgcgtcgCTCTGCAATTACACCACCAAAACACTGGTCGGTGATATTGCCATATTTCGAACAATGACATCTGAAAGAGAGCAGATCATGTTGGCgtcagagacaataaaacagttGCTTTTACTAAAATGACTGCAAAGCATAAAGGAGAGAGGATGTTGGAGGAGGAGCTCTGTGCGACCACTGAATCCGTTGAGGCAGACGAGGGTGAAttttctgtgcttgtttggCCACTGagagacaagataagataagactttaatGACCCCACACCGGGGAAAATTTTGTAGTTACAGCCAAccataaagaggtcaaaagtATAGagggtacagaatagaaaaacagctatgtgtatgtacatttgtacagattcaaaaaaaaaaaaaaaaaaaaagtaaatgccataaaaattgctaatattcttatgagaacTAACTAATGATGTGTTGTATTGCACCTGAGAAATACTAGGactgtgtatatgtacaatgtatacagtttataaaagtactgttgccaatctggataataaatagtattattgcacagttgagagaaaaatacaacttagaaattaaacaagcaagcaagcatGAGGAAATGCATTTCAGATATTCCCAGATGTCGGCAGGTTAGTCgtctgcagccacacagacGTCACTCACAGCTGGCAAACATCATTCAAGCTTTAGCTTCCGGTGGAAGTCAACAGGCGGCGAGCTGCTCCAGCCTGTTGGCAAACAACCGTTTAAAACTACATTTGTTCAAAAACTACAAGCCCCACATTCCACCAGCGGCAATGTGACGACGTAGCCAGTGTCAAGTGAGAGAAAGGTGAACAACACTGGAGAAAAGTACCGTATGAAGGGTCTCAAATCATACGTGCAGGCATCACTAAACGATCACacaccctcctcttccctcaccTCACTGATTATTTCATTGATCTCTCCTTCTGTTCAACTGTTCCTGGATCTACAATCAGGCAATCACTGCTTTTCTCACTGGAGCTGCTTTCTGATTGGTTGAGAGGCGATCAGAGGGGGGAACTCTCTTACAGTCTTGCACTGACAATGTTGGTGGGTGTGTACAGAAGATATGTGTGATTGTAATCTCTCTTTcttcgtgtgtttgtgtgtgtgtgtgtgtgtgtgagagagagagagagagagagacagagacagagacagagattagGCTATGGTAGACCAATGCCTCAGCAGTGTACGAGGAACAATtagcctgtttttattttgcatgaACAGAAGTTAGAAGAAACATAACTAAACCTGAGAACTTTCTATGTGCACTTTTGACCTGTTAATAgacaaaatataacattttgAATATGTTTATTACCTGACTGATAATTAGAAATGTTATATCTCAGTTTAAACACATATTACCATGttgtaatatatatattttgctTTCAAACTTCTGACAATTAGGCATACAAAGAAGCTGCAGTCTACACTCCACCCATTTAATCCAGGCTCTTGGGTAAGCCATGACTTTTTGTCATACCTGCAAACCTACAGTACATGTCTGAGCACACATAGCAGACAATTATTTCAACCAGTATGTTAGCATGAGGATCCCCCTCCCATGTATTTGTCTATATTCTGTCCATACTATATTTAAAAAAGCTGtttcagcatttcagtgtttcaaaattttgttttcaatgtaTCACTTTAAAAAAGGAGGGTATCAAAAAGCTTTGACAACATTTTAAGGCCTCCAGTGGTTTTCACATCACCGCACgcgcacaagcacacacacaaacacaccttaggttttcatcacttttggggacattatatagaattacattaatttcctggaaacttaccctaaccatagcCATAACCAGTAAATGCTTAACCTTAAAATCTAACGCGTTCCATTatgggacctgcattttgtccccacaagtccggcgagtccccacaatgtgactgtgtaatcAGACGTATGTCCCCACACACACCATTAGCCGGACCCTGATTCTCTTCAGAGACATTTGTCCCCCAAATATCTCCTGACAGTCGGATACAGTTTTTGCGCCCGAACTGCAGCCGGCGGATAAACTGAGCGGCGCAGAATGAAGCGGTGGAACAAGCGGAATCTCCGGAGACTCAGTCCTCTGATGGACTAATTAAACTTTGGATTTTTAACCCGCAAAGGGACGCAATCTCAACTGATCATGTGCTGcattttcatacacacacacacacacacacacacacacacacacacacacgcagaggtaACGACAGGTCAGGGCGTTCGTTACCTTAACTTACCTTTTACCTGTTCGCGTCCCCGTTTCGAAGCACGTGGTGTCTCCGCtggtttttctcttttgcagtGAAACTCAGGGACCGTATCAACGCCGGTGAGATCCTGGACGGACCCTACAGACCACAATCTGCTGCCATGGCAGTCCTCACCTGCAGAATGAATACCTTGATCACCAGCCCCTCACTTCCCTGTtcccctgcctgtctgtctgtggaacTCAGTCAGCCCCCGACTTCCGGGGAAGCCCAAAGAGCCATAATTACCTGaagaaattaattaataatagTTATTCAGAGGCAGAACAAcaaattaattgattagtccGTCCTcagaaaattaatctgaaactattctgataatcaattatttattatttatttatttatttcagaagAAAATGCCAACATTCATTCGTTGCAGCTCTCAGATTGTGAGGatttgtcagttttctttttgtcgTGTGTGATAATAGACAGAATATTTTTAGGTTTTGCGCTGTTAGTCATCAAAACAAGCGCTCCCAAGACGTCACCTTGCGCTTAGTACTGGGAAATAAGGTCATTTTTTATGCTGGTTACTTAAATGTTCAAGCTTCCGTATTTCTGTATTCATTGTAAATGTAGCTGCACCGGAGGATTCTGCTCATACACAAACTCCATCCTTCACTCTGTGGTTAAAGTATTTAGTCAGTTTTAAAAGTCTATCATTTCCTCATCATTTCCTGAATTAAATTTGGCTCTAATTATAGGGAGATGGACATGGACTTATGCCctttcagttattttatttaGAGTTTATGGGAGTTTATAATTCACTGTTGATTTGCAGAGTGATGTCCTTGAAAGCACCACTTAAAGTAAATACACATTCATTATGGACAAGAGTCAAACTGCTGATGTCAacttttttttgactttttttgactttttttttttttttagttaattCTAATTCTAATCATACATTTATTAGGGGaagctttatttttcatatatattgaatttgtttgcatgttcacTACTCTGACTAACATACTCTCTATACTGGAAATGAATTGGAAGTACTGGAAGTTTACCACTAAGTTCTTCTTAGAAAGTGTTTCATGGTGTTTAGGCTCTGAAGGATTATATTTGTTTCAGAAGTGGATCATTGGAGGCAATTATAATTTAGTGATTTGTCTGCCTATTAATGTAAAAAGCCCAGTTAAAGTCACACTAAATCCATTGAATGATCccaaacagatgaaatgaaatggagagGGTGTCTCCATACCAATTAGCCCTCCTGTTATGTTGCGGGTCAAATTGACAGGTTTTAAAGTTTGAAGATCTAGGAAAAATAGTCAAAAGTATTTTTTCAGTATGAAACTTCTTCTGCCTTAATTAGTGTAATC contains the following coding sequences:
- the LOC143320044 gene encoding beta-1,3-galactosyltransferase 5-like, with translation MEDGGRLLKHIFTSILGAVTVFLVYLYFDGESGSWDAPGLRGVTGPSSAAVAEPQWQDPGPYHVAYPQNYTFIMDETLTCKRTTPFLLLMVPVAPGDVAARDAIRRTWGNEKLVLGQLVETVFILGLPGGTDAEQQQEKLEQENLQHRDLIQSNFQDSYRNLTIKTMVMLEWLAAHCVRASYAIKIDSDMLLHVQNLVKLLLDPSTVKQNYMTGLVWWHSPVLRNPFNKFYMPRDVIAEPEYPPYPLGMAYVMSLDLPGKILGVSPQIKPLYIEDVYLGMCLKRLGISPTDPPENTMFIVDPLHPLSGCSLSKVIAVTTTSIPQMASYWQRSRQPEAKC